From the Bacteroidota bacterium genome, one window contains:
- a CDS encoding (2Fe-2S)-binding protein, protein MAKVTIDGHMIEVPDGTTILQAARMIGGDVVPPAMCYYSKLKTSGGYCRTCLVKVTKGSEKDPRPMPKPVASCRTPVMDGMEVQNKTAPDLLEARAGVVEFLLINHPLDCPICDQAGECHLQDLAYEHGLSRTRYEFSRRTFQKIDIGEKIKLHMTRCILCYRCVKVAEQITDGRVHGVMNRGDVAEISTYITQAVENDFSGNMIDVCPVGALTDRTFRFKSRVWNVNPVDAHRNCTKCSGRVMLWMKGEEVFRVTARKDTYGEVMDTPDGKAGWICNECRFDKKQTSDWVIDGPSKISRNSVISQNHYMLSEPAHKPLLNAVKAVPANWQLENKK, encoded by the coding sequence ATGGCGAAAGTCACGATTGATGGCCACATGATTGAAGTTCCGGATGGAACTACCATTCTCCAGGCTGCGCGTATGATCGGAGGAGATGTTGTTCCTCCGGCCATGTGTTATTATTCCAAATTAAAAACAAGCGGAGGGTATTGCCGTACTTGTCTGGTTAAAGTAACCAAGGGTTCAGAAAAAGATCCCCGCCCGATGCCGAAACCTGTGGCTTCCTGCAGAACTCCGGTAATGGATGGCATGGAAGTGCAAAACAAAACGGCTCCGGATTTACTCGAGGCAAGAGCAGGTGTAGTTGAGTTTCTGCTCATTAACCATCCGCTTGACTGCCCGATTTGCGACCAGGCCGGAGAATGTCATCTGCAGGATCTTGCTTACGAACACGGCTTGTCCCGTACGCGTTATGAATTTAGCCGCCGTACCTTCCAGAAAATTGATATCGGTGAAAAGATAAAATTACACATGACACGATGCATTCTTTGCTACCGTTGTGTGAAAGTAGCCGAACAAATTACAGATGGTCGTGTGCATGGTGTCATGAACCGTGGCGATGTCGCTGAAATCAGCACTTATATCACACAGGCTGTCGAAAATGATTTTTCCGGAAACATGATTGATGTTTGTCCTGTTGGTGCGCTTACCGACAGAACATTCCGGTTTAAAAGCCGTGTATGGAATGTCAATCCGGTTGATGCACATCGTAATTGCACAAAATGCAGCGGACGCGTGATGCTCTGGATGAAAGGGGAAGAAGTGTTCCGTGTCACTGCCAGAAAAGATACGTATGGTGAAGTGATGGACACACCGGACGGAAAAGCAGGATGGATCTGTAACGAATGTCGTTTTGATAAAAAACAAACAAGTGACTGGGTAATTGACGGTCCGAGTAAGATCAGTCGTAACAGTGTGATTTCACAAAATCATTACATGCTATCTGAACCGGCCCACAAACCTTTGTTGAATGCAGTAAAAGCCGTACCGGCAAACTGGCAATTGGAAAACAAAAAATAA
- the nuoH gene encoding NADH-quinone oxidoreductase subunit NuoH codes for MFTPALIYIIILIVVIFSITLVIAMYSTYAERKVAGFLQDRLGPNRAGPFGILQPVADGIKMFMKEEIIPDVSNKWLFILGPSVAMATCLMTSAVIPFGSGLTIGGTFYPMQVADVNIGILYVFGVVSIGVYGIMIGGWASNNKYSLLGALRASSQMISYEVAMGLSIIALVMMTGTLSVREIAEGQPGGHWNVFYQPLGFLIFIICAFAETNRAPFDLPECETELVGGYHTEYSSMKLGFYLFAEYINMFISSAIISTLYFGGYNMPFIGRFVTDPNTLSLIGTAFLFGKIFFFIFFFMWVRWTIPRFRYDQLMNLGWKGLIPLAILNIFLTGIGMWFFGKVS; via the coding sequence ATGTTCACACCCGCACTCATCTATATAATTATTCTCATCGTTGTGATTTTCTCCATCACCCTGGTGATCGCGATGTATTCCACTTACGCGGAAAGAAAAGTCGCAGGATTTCTGCAGGATCGTCTGGGTCCAAACAGAGCCGGACCCTTTGGAATCCTTCAGCCGGTTGCGGATGGAATCAAGATGTTCATGAAGGAGGAAATTATTCCGGATGTATCCAACAAATGGTTGTTTATCCTTGGACCGAGTGTCGCGATGGCAACTTGTTTGATGACAAGCGCGGTGATTCCTTTTGGAAGCGGACTCACCATCGGAGGAACATTTTATCCAATGCAGGTCGCCGATGTGAACATCGGAATTCTCTATGTTTTCGGAGTAGTCTCCATTGGCGTTTATGGTATCATGATCGGCGGATGGGCATCCAACAATAAATACTCCTTGCTTGGAGCCTTGCGCGCATCATCACAAATGATCAGTTATGAAGTAGCGATGGGACTTAGCATTATCGCCCTGGTGATGATGACAGGTACCCTGAGTGTTCGTGAAATTGCTGAAGGACAACCTGGAGGACACTGGAATGTGTTTTACCAGCCGCTTGGTTTTTTGATCTTCATCATTTGCGCTTTTGCTGAAACCAATCGTGCGCCTTTTGATTTACCGGAATGCGAAACAGAATTGGTTGGTGGTTATCATACAGAATACAGTTCAATGAAACTGGGATTTTACCTGTTTGCTGAATACATCAACATGTTTATTTCCTCAGCGATTATCTCCACTTTGTATTTCGGTGGTTACAATATGCCTTTCATCGGAAGATTCGTTACTGATCCAAACACTCTGAGTCTGATCGGCACCGCTTTCCTGTTTGGCAAAATCTTCTTCTTCATCTTCTTCTTCATGTGGGTACGCTGGACCATCCCCAGGTTCCGCTATGACCAATTGATGAACCTTGGATGGAAAGGACTTATTCCGCTGGCGATTCTCAATATCTTCCTTACAGGTATAGGTATGTGGTTCTTCGGTAAAGTATCCTGA
- a CDS encoding NADH-quinone oxidoreductase subunit I: MQSLSNRSKVVSKKEMSFMERIYLPAIFGGMAITIKHLFKKKATINYPEVKRDYAPVYRGKHVLKRDENGAERCTACGLCAVSCPAEAITMVAGERKSGEEKLYREEKYAVTYEINMLRCIFCGLCEEACPKEAIFLTDELVPTNFKRGEFIYGKSNLVEPLDKRVDVSVRQTQAVLDFKKNKQLTHNRI; this comes from the coding sequence ATGCAATCTCTCAGCAATAGAAGCAAAGTCGTCTCTAAGAAAGAAATGTCTTTCATGGAACGTATTTATCTTCCCGCGATTTTTGGCGGAATGGCAATTACAATCAAACACCTTTTCAAGAAAAAGGCGACGATAAATTACCCTGAAGTCAAACGCGACTACGCACCTGTCTACAGAGGCAAACATGTCCTGAAACGTGATGAGAATGGCGCTGAACGTTGCACAGCCTGCGGACTTTGCGCAGTGTCTTGTCCGGCCGAAGCCATCACCATGGTTGCCGGTGAACGTAAAAGCGGTGAAGAGAAATTGTATCGCGAGGAAAAATATGCTGTGACGTATGAAATCAACATGCTTCGTTGCATTTTCTGCGGATTGTGCGAAGAGGCTTGTCCGAAAGAAGCAATTTTTCTGACCGACGAATTGGTTCCTACAAATTTCAAAAGAGGTGAATTCATTTACGGTAAATCCAACCTGGTAGAACCATTGGACAAACGAGTAGATGTTTCGGTAAGACAAACACAGGCTGTTTTGGACTTTAAGAAAAACAAGCAGTTAACGCATAATAGAATATAG